Sequence from the Xiphophorus maculatus strain JP 163 A chromosome 16, X_maculatus-5.0-male, whole genome shotgun sequence genome:
TTTGATAAACCCTTGAAAAGAGCAGAGCACGAAGCAGCGAACACGCCTTTAGGCAGTAACACATAACTGCTGATGATTATCTCACTGTAGACTTAAAGGAGCTCAGACTGTTAGCTTAGTAAATTTCATCCTGTTTTTTTAGGCTCCATTGAAAGATATCATGTCCAAAACCCTGACAAAGTGTGTAAGGAGTGGACGTCTAGGTTGCAGCTCTTCAACATATAAAAGTAGCTTTGTGGGAAGTGGTGACCTGAAATGTAACACTTGACCTTAAAGCCAATTGCAGAAGTTTAGTCTTTTGAGGAAGAGAAAGGCTTAATTCACCAGTGTTGGGtggtaactagttacatttactcaattacatttacttgagtaactttggagtgctttttatttttatttgagtaattttattatgaagtatcgctactcttacttgagtaaatgtCTGGATTCTATAaccactgaatgaaaagcaaatatGTTGTAATCAAatattcaccagacacacacctgcagtttttattaaagtttcataagttttctattgaaagaaactgatttggaaacattttcttttgcctaaatttgttattttctgatacttgcatgaattattgtcattctCGTCCTTAAAATACCCAAATTTCTGCTTTAGTTAAACCCACACTCGTACACAAAGCCACTTACTTAACAAGTGTCACCATGTCTCATAAAAAGTGATGACTGTGAAAATATGATACTTTAGTCagtttttggatttatttattatactatttcataaatattcactCAATATGAAGATGCTTACACTGCTTCAATACATGTTGCACGTTGGGTGATCGTGGCCGCACATAAAATCCGGCCATAGTGAGTATTTCTGGATGAATGGTGCTTTTCTCAAACACTTGGCTGCCTCTTTGTCACACTTGCATAAAATCTTCTCACATTTGTCCTCTAAATCCtctgaaatgaaaaagataAGAGATTTATGTCATTAAAAAGATTTGCAAACAAAATCTGTGACCAAATTTGGGTCacaatttcagagttttatttataaaaaaggaaataaagttggaaaccacaaagaattttcttttcatttcccaATAATGCAGTGCTTTGtttggtttgtcacataaaaaccttgaagtttgtggttcaatgagaaaaaaaaaatcaaagtttattgaTACTTTCACACGGCACAGAATTTCGATGAGATAAGTCAAAAATTCTGAATACTTAATATTAGCTATGTGCTGCCTGAACAGTTCTTCTGCTACCCTTTCATAAAACCACATACTGgaaaagtttatgttttcttcaatcCTCTGAaggtgtatttaaaaatatatacataccgCACTCAGCTTCCCTGTCCTCGCAAGTCCAATGATATTTGGCCGTTTTGGTGTAGCAGCCAAGACGTTCTGCATCTCCGTAACAGCAGTCATGCTTGTGGCAACACCTACAGGCGCAACATATTGAATGCATTACTTTCAAGGCTGAGCTCCGTCTGGAGTGGACTGAGCAGCAGTATAGATGGGTGGCAAAGCGACACCACAGCTATTTTAAAAGCAGTCCAGGATTACcactttgttttttcactgCACTTACTTGGCAGTCACACAGTTTTTAATGAGCAAGATGTCTAGTGGTGAAGATAGAAAACAAAGAGACAGTAATTAGAATTTGGGTGTGGAGTTTTAGGTCTATTTTAAAGTCCCCATCTGACCAGGCTTGTGTTGTGAAAAAGGTCATCATTCATTTGTTCCAATCCTCTGGTAGCACTTGTGGTTTAGTGGAGAAAGACGGATTCGGAAACTGGTCACACCTATTTTGGAAATCGAAGAGTTGAGCTCCACCAAGAAGAGGAAGTAATGTGTACATACCATGCCTGCGCTGAAGAGTGAAAACACAGTGATGCGTGCTGAATTATAAGCTTTGTAGCCTATAATGCATGCATAGACCTGTCTGACTATTTGAATTTTGGTAAATGCTGTCGTCAGGTGCAGAAGCGTACTATTATGTGAAAAAGATTAGAGAAAAGGATATGCCTCACCAGTCTGCTCTGTCACGGGGCCACCCCTCACCCCCCAGCCCACAGTAGCATCCATACATCATGTAAGCCAAAGCAGATCTCCCAGTGCTGCATTTGATGGCTCCTGCAAGCTCAAGTAACCCTCTTTTTGTCCGGTGGGAACTGTGTGCAGCCACAGGAGCCACAGCCACTGCAAAAAGGAATAAACAACTGAAGAGGAGGAACAAACTTCTCTATCCCTGAGAATCAAGCCATGCAGTCCAGTCTGAAAGAAATAGCTTTTTATGCATAGTTGATGAGTAAAATCTTAACAACATTTCTGATTCACACATATAATCAAACTTACTTCACATTAAAGTCTTTTGCTGACTTTAGATGTAAAATCATTCAATTCTTTTAGTTTATTCTTTACCTGTTAATAGACATTTTAATCACTGTGTGCATCATTCTGTTGCTACTGCAATATCCACAGAGACTCTTCTCATTAGTAACTaggacacacaggacaaacttCATTCTTATGTCTCACAAACAAGAGGTTAGACCGGGATGCTGTAAAACCtagaaaaataccaaaactcaccatctcttcctctcttccacaaaattaatttgattgCCAACACTCACTTTACAAAAATCTCACAAGATCGAGTCTAGCTTCATCTGTAGTCTTTAAATCACACTTTCAGTTGTCCTTTTGCACAAGATGTGAAACTTCAAATGAAACAGCTTACCAGAGAACAGGAGAAGTATTTGGTAAGATGTCATCACTATGTGCAAGAGGCACCTGAACTCTGCTCAGCCAGGGTTCCAGGGCTACCACCGTCTGAGTGCAGAGTGAAGGGGAAGGCTTTTTTTAGAGGCTGCTGGAATAATCTCATGCGCATCATCATTGGACAGGGCCTAATCCAATGTTTGTGACACTAGGCTCCCCCTGCAGGAGAGGGATTgttgtatatatttgtatgtcTGTTGTAGgcaaaaatttaacattttaaagcaaaaccatTGGAAGTATTCtttacttgtatttttattttttgtatactGAAGTATGTTGTGGTTTGCTTCACTGAATTACTATCGAGGAAGATGAATCACATAATCtacaaaaaagtcaatttattatTAACCAAAAAGgctttgttttacttctgcTAAAACATTCCTAGTACAGAGCTAACCCGTTAAAGTATGACACAGGaactatgtttattttattttttatttatttattttattttgaacatgatagaattataaaattacacacatgaacaaggaatgcaaaagacataTTTGTGTACCGcaataatcttaacatgctcCAAAAGTATGTCAGGAAATATAtagtttttacagattttaaaagttgaactGTTAAATGGATGctgataatgaaaaaaataatgaaatatgtaCAGATGACTCCAGCAATATAAGACGTATAGTAAAAATAGGCAAACAACCTAATTGAATTCAAGTTAGGCCAAAGAAGATTTTACAAAAGTAAGTGCTTTGCCAAATGTTTGAAATCCTTTTTAGATGAGACTTTACGGTGTTATTTCATCTAGAATTTCAAATTGAGTCTGcatcagtttaatttaatttgcatgGTGTttaattgcaaagaaaaaacagcaaaacctcCAGACATAAAtctcaaaacaagaaaagaaaacacgCACAACACTGGTCACAACATATTGATAattattcttcatttttacactattttttatctgattaatttgGTACGAACAGACAGGAGGGCAGAATACAGGTAGAGAGTGAGAGTAGAACAATTGTGTTCATTTAGGGTCTGGTTTTAATATTGCGTGGAACTGTTTTAACTGAGTCacagcaaagtaaaaatgttgtacTAACAGGATGATTACACTCATAAAGTAACCCAGACGGCACTAGGTTTGTATGAAACGGGTGGTCCACTTTTATTATATCAATAATTCTATCAACATCTCATTGTCTTATTCTGTTAATGTGAACTACATAGTTTTACAAGAGGTTCCACTATATCacacaaaatgcataaaagcaGAGTAATTCTGAtccatacatttgtttttctggtgtCATCCATATTTTTCTCTTCCAGAAGAATAAATCATTCTGGTGAACTCAGTGGTCATTTCCTCGATAAACAAACATCACACTTACGGAGCAGCGCACTCCAACTGCTAAATTTATTCAGCAATGGAAGCAAAACAGACTTGGAAACAACTGGAGaattgttggttttgtttgttcttttagtCATATTATATGTTCTTTAAAAAGCctatataaaaaaagactttgacaATTCCGCTTGTGATAAGAGGGCctaaaagcatttttctttcatcttcattTCCCCAGAGATGCTTGCATACTGTTACATTAAAGGTACACTTCATGTAGGATGAGTGCCCCCTGTTAGTAAGTCAAGAATTGCATTTTTCCTTGTAAATCTCGGGGTTTTCTTTGAAATTCTTATCTACTATTTTGAGAAAGTTATcgaaattcttttattttttgctttgtttaaataattaaatgtggtCTTTCAGTCTGACTCATATCTGAAGAATTAGAAGTCTGCAAAGTTTTATTCAGAGAAGTCATTTGACTCTCAGCTGTATGAGTCactcaaatgaaagaaaacaaatggacAATTAAAAATGCACCAAGAACAGATCTGAACCTTCCTGAGTTGttagttaaaagtaaaaagtgtgaaatacaaaaaacaaaatataaataattgctgaaaatcttttttttctctctctcaaaaTTTTGTAAGAATTACTGACAAATAATCAATCCTGTTGTAATTCTATTATTTCAGAGGTAGATCCTAAACAGCCTACATTAACTTGGTAAGTGACATGTAGCATGAAAAAAAGGAACGTTCATGAtccagtgttgtgttttttctgtctcaaaTGGTCATGTCTAATAATCGCCAGTGGGGGGCAACAACATGAAAACGTCAATGattaaacaagaagaagaagaagaagcaaaggGCGGCCTTCAGCGACATCTCCGGCTAAGTTCTTTTAGCTAAAACGAAGATTTCCTTTCCCCCTTCTTAAATACAGACTGAAAGGTTGTTTGGAATAAAGACTCATTCATGTAAGTATCTAAAACAGATACTATTCAGAACTGTCTGTGTTATATTCTTCGTCTAAGCTTGCGGCTAAACATCTACAGCTCGCCATTGTTTGCGTTGAGGAACTAGTTTAACTTGGAAATACCAATGCTTTGTTTGGTTCAGACTTCCTCCTTTGAACTTATACAGTAGTGTCATCTTATTGATTAACGACTGTGTTTATGGTCtcttgtaagaaaaaaaatacatttttattaagtttgaattattttgtaacTGTGTAATAAACGGTAACATTTGCTAGCAGGAGGCAACGGTGGCTAACGAGAAGTATAATCGACGGTGTCTAGCCGCGGGTAACACACGTGCGCTAAAAGACATGCGTCCATTATCGGACAGCGGACAATACTTACATTTTAGAACTAAATTTTTCTCTATAACCGTCCTGTGTTCCGTGTGTAGACCTTTTATTTAACGACAGAAACTTTAATCTGCTGAAATATAAACCAGTTTTGAATCCGGTACGTGATACGGGGCTGTACGAATAACACATCAACTCCTGAACCTACAGCGTATCCTACAGTGTTTGAAAGTTTGAAACACCGATTGAAATCATAATCGGTGTTAATGATTTACTGCTGGTAGAAATGGcacattggttgtttttagtcttACAGcttaattccttttttaaaccTCGGTCATACGTTGTGTGGCCATTCCAGAATAACATATTGACCAGCCCTGACTGGTCAATATgtataaatgtacaaataatgtGTATTTGATTGTGACTTTTTCTCGTGAAGAGACATCGGACGCTAACTCAGACTGCGCGGTTAAAGCCTATCGAATCGGTGTCCGATAATAGACTGGTGTCTTTCAGATGCTAAAGTTTGAACATTTTCGGCAGGCCGGTGACCCAACTTATCCACACCCTCAACTATGTAATTATAActtgtaatatttatttgaaatgccGACCAAACCGTTTGTGCGCTTGTTTAAGCtctcatgtttaaaaataactcaCTTAACTCATATTTCCGggactgtgtgtgtgtcgtcATTTTCAAACTCGGAAGTGAACCTGGGAGATGGCATTCCAAGTAAAGCCTAAGCTTTACTTGGAATGCAAATTTTGACTCTTAGTCGAACTCGGGCTATAGGAACATGAACTGATGTAGAAAAATGAGCAGGTAGAAgaattacaatttatttaatctgtgtATGTTGTTTAAAAAGCTATATGAAACTTTATAATTGCAGGTGCTGTTTGAGGAGAGGACACTAAACACGCAACTATGTCTGGAGAGTGTCGTGACAGAAGTCGTCGCTGGCAGGAAATTCAGAAAGGCCTTCAGTTCATCCAGTAAGTGTATTTTACAGATCATCAGTTGTTTAATAGGgtacacaaaaaaaagaacaaaaaatatttattacgataaatatttagtttcctACATCAGTGCACCTCATAAGGttgagaaaaagtaaaacctcAACTTGTTTTAGGGCCTTTTTGGTTTAGCACTTCACATATGCAGTAGAAAGAATAAtagtctttatttaaagggtATCTGACCTACCACTTTCACTCAGCttaaactttaaatcagactgCTTTCACTTCTTTTGGAAAATAGAGTTCAGgatgtgttgtgttttctaCCTGgaaatttgcatttaatttgctatttgcatttaaatattcTATCAGTTTTATTAATGGAGCCTAGTATATCAGGGTTATGCTAGGTTATTAGCCTCTTAAAGTCTCTAAACActgaacatttataaatatgatgtgataaagaaaatgtgttgtatACATTGCAACTAGTTTGTTAAATCCAAATTCCCAGACCAAAAAACTGTACCTCAGAGAGAAGTGAGCCATGTCACTGCTCCTGCTGAAGAAATAGTGCAAAGATGGGAGTTAGAATCTAGCATATAAGTAATATAATCTTGGCCAAAGTATGTTGTAAGTATTTAATTAAGCAAGCAGAAATCTCAGCTTGTGAAAATTAATATTAGTGTGTTGCATCACACCAATGTATTTTTCTCTATTGGTACATCAGTCAGGCTTTTAAGGAGTAAGTAATGGCTGTTTTGGTGggtctttttttaaaccacaatatatatttttatttatttttatgtctgattGTAAATGAAATCAACTTGAATAGAATAATATTTGGCTCTTCTTGCCAGATTTATACAAGCAAAAAGGAATAAGACTTTGGTTCCACTCTTGCTTTCAAagtgcagacatttttaaaaatagacataCATTTTGAaggaaacaaagttttttttttttattaagaaatgtgtatatatatatatatatatatacaatattacaaaaacaaaattaagacaaGGTTGGTGATTCCCAGCAGAGTAGCTGGGCGCTCTTAAGCATTCATCAAAGAGAGCCTGAGGGAACAAACTGTTTCTGTGgctgtttgtttattctgaaaGTGCTCTGTAGTGCCGACCCAAAGGAAAAAGTCTTAACTACTTGTGCCCGGGATGTATGGGGTCATCTGACATTTTCCTTGCACCTAGATCTGTATAACACCTGGATGAAGTGAAGAACAGCCCCGACTATTCTCTCTGCTGACCTGGCTGCTCTTTGCAGCTTGTCCGTCTCCTGTTTTGTAGCTGAGCCAAACCACACAATGATAGACAAACTCAGAACAGGCTGAAAAATGGCTGTGTAGAAGATGACCAGCAGCTCCTGTAGCTGCTCCgactttagttgtttttattccatAAACTGCAGTGGGATGTTAAGATAATGTATATtttgaagcttaccagaaatgaGCATggaagaaggaaaatgtttctgtgattCTAGTCGTAcagaattctgtttttattatttttatgagatCAGCTGCGAGGCGGCAGAGATGgcctttgtttttgtattttttttatatctgggCTTGGCTGTGTAGACTAAAGCTTTGTGCAAACCTTGTTCTGCAGCTGTGCTACACAGAGTAATGTCACATTTCCACTTATCTGTCAGagacattttcttaaaacaaaagtgataactgaaattgaatttatttcataGCTTTGTCAGGTTAGGAGATTGCAATTTCCAACTAGATGTTGTAGTAAATCTGACCACATTATTTTATGGCATTTAACATTTATGAACAACATAGATTTGTCACTTTGATTTTAGTTGTTTGCCATAGagtaaaacactgaaacagTTTAAAGAAATACGATTAATTTTGAGTTTAGTGAGGTAGTTTTCAGGTTATTGAAATTGTATGTGTTAATAGACTGTCCAGATTTCTTCAGTGTGTTTTcaaagagaacaaacacacCGGAGATGACAAAATAACCACATATCAAAACAGAACTTCCATTGTAATGTTTAATACCACAGGAATTCAGTTTGTGCAATAAATCATGTGATCTTTTCGGGATAGTATGAGATGACTGACACATATTGATTCTACGTCACTATTTTGTGagggttttacattttttaagtgaACTGTCTTGAAATGAGTGTTATAGAGTTCACTGTCTTCTTTTTTATAATGTGTAAAGCAACATCATACTGAGACATTTTACATCCTTGGTGTTCAGTACCATTTAGTGTGAATAAACAATTACTTTGTTCTTTCTTAGAGGCAAATTTCAACAGATTattgaaattagatttttgggGGTATTCTTTTCTTGAGCATCTTTTTCTGTTGATGTTGGCTTTTTTACAGTCAGTTTGTGCGTACATTGCGACCAGTCCAGCTAAtgaggaacacaaacacctgaaCACTTTCCTGGTAATTCATTTTTATGGATGTCACCGAGTCAGTTTATGCCGAGGGTATCTTCAGGAAAACGTTCACCCTAGTGGACAATAAATTtgtatcttatcttatcttcctgttaaaatttagtttgcttttccactgtcaccacatctATGCTCAATATACAACATTTGAGCAAAGTTAAAGGTTTGATGTAATCAACTGCGTGTTGTCACCAGTTCAGGAGGAGTTATTGCTACAAAGATGGTAACTCTCTGCAGCCAGCTGTGTTTATTGACATAGGAAACCtattcccaataaaataaataagctcaGGCTACATTTACACAGTTAGACTTAATGCACaattccaattttatttttttattttttgtttgcgtgGTCATTCATGCTACTGAATTTATGGAAGTAATAATGGATTCTATgatctgatttttaaagttattcagcaATGAGAGTCAGCAGGTTTGTCACAAGGTCATAACCAAATGAAGGAAGCTGAGAGAAAAAAGCACAACTTATAACAATAGCCTTTGGTGGAGCATTAACTGCAACTTCAAATGAAGAAGCTTGGATGCGTAGTTGGACGATGagtgttttttcatttttttgtctttgttgtttgcGTGGAGTGGTGAAATTGTTATGTGATGTGCTTCACTGACacacttctttcttttcattcataATTATAAATTTCAGCTATTATTTACATGTGGTGTGACATCGTCTGACACTTTCTGGTGCAGAATTTTGATGCATGTTTCGCATGAATCGCGTATGAAATGCGACATGACAATTCATACTGTGGACCCTTTGGAAACAAATGTATCTGATTTAGTATCAAAAAGAATAGAATAGGGCAGTTCagatacatttctttattttgactgCAGCATTATTTTATAACTAGGCATGTAATTGACTTTGAATCTGTCTATATTGACTATTTCCATGTATAAAGTAAATTGAATCTGTCTGTGAAGTTCTTGGTCACTGCATGTTGAGAGTTTAGCCTATATAAGCTGATAAACTTAAACAGTCTGCAAAACATGGTCCTCCTTGTATTATGTTGCTGTACTACTTGATTGGGCTTCTTTATGGCTTTCTACTTGAGCtgctaaactttaaaacattttttttctctttagtggttgctttttgtgtgtgttttaatcaAATTGACATATTGAAGGTGAGAAACTCATTCTGTTCTTTGGTTTGGGCTTTGTAGATCAACCCTTCCATTTCCTGGAACCCAAGAGCAGTATGAGGTAAGTTTTGGAAATTTGAATGCGGGTGcagcatcttttatttttttccatgagCTCATGTTGGGTAAGCTAAATTAAAGGCCAGCGTTTTAAAAGGAGAAGTTCTTTGTCTTGTGCATGCATTAACACATTGTTTTGTAATTGtcagtgattttgttttctttttaatttaaaggtgTTCATAAAGGAACTTGTGTGGAACCTGTTTGGAGAAGGAAATGATGTGTTCCAAGAAGGGGAGTGGACAAAATCAATTGAGATGTACACAGAAGCACTAAGTATAGCAGACTATGCGGATTCAGAAGATATCTGTGTTCCAACAAGTGTACTGGAGAAGCTGTATGCAAATCGAGCTGCAGCATATCTCAATATTGTTCCAGTAAGTTGGTGTCAGCTGGTTCTAATGCATCAGAAGCTGTCTCACTTGAGATGGACTGCAGGATTTCCAGTTCCTTCACTTTTTAATGGAAGATATGTtggcaaagaacaaaaaaaactttccaattGATcatcaagtgttttttttgcattgtcaTTCATTGTCATTTAACTGGCTGAAGTTAttcactgaaaacagaaaattctgGATATGACAAGAGAGCtgatcaagttttttttaatactgctTAGCAGACCTAATCATATGGTTATTGGTTAAAATTTATACACATATTTCATGATCATTAATCtatcacaaaaatgtcaaaaattgtatcactttttaaacagtaaagctagtttttttttagtttttttatttaaggtttttaaatGGGATccatcaaaaaatatttgaggaaaaaagaaTGACTTGCTATGTGAAGTATTTTACTTCTGGATTCAACAACATGTTTTACATGTCagggaaaatattttactgttgtcAGAACAAGGCACACCCAAACCTAATTCAAACTAAAGTTAATTAGTGTGATCTTTTacaccattttttttgtcatcactCATAGGGACTGTATGACCAAGCCCTAGAAGACTGTGAAAAGGCTCTCCAGTTGAATGAGGGGAACTGCAGAGCACTGTACAGAAAAGCAAAAGCCTTGAAAGAAATGGGGAGACATCAAGAGGCCTATGAGGCTGTTGCCAAATGTTCGCTTACAGTGCCTCAGGTAAGGACAAATATTTGCATGCTGCAGATTACTAATGTACATCTGCAAGGAATCTACTTGTTGTTTTGTCCGtgtctgaggggaaaaaatcaccCTGACAGGTTAGAGAGACAGAATATAGCAGTAACATGGGTACATACTGTTAATGCAACACAGACAGGACGAGTCTGGATGCAGTAAAATTGAGATACACTGAGAAACAGGATGATGATTGGAATGAGCTGGTGTTCTACTCGATTTGCCCGGATTAGTGATCAACTGATTGGGAACTAAAAACTTCAATCTCTTTCAACCAATGAGCACAGCTGAGTGCCTTCCCGTTGTGTTGACAACATTCTTTGGTGTTGCAGTCTCTAACTTGACTATTTTCAGGAGCAGCAAGGTGTTTATAAATGAAGATGGAGGAAGAACAGAGATGTAGGAAACGATTTGAAAGGAAACCAGACAGTTCTTTAGGTCATTCATGCTGCTAGAGAATCggagaaaaaaacttgaatgGATTTTTAACAAAGTTGCTTGATCATATTTTTATAGCTTTCAGCCTCTGTCAGTCATTGAGCATGCTGGATTTGAAAAGGTTGACAGCTTTATGGAAAATTAAGGTCAGGGTCTCAATTTTCTTGGGACTCTAGCATCTTGTGTCTGACAGACGATGTGACTTTCTCTGCTCCAACTAAAAATACTTAATCACTTCTGGTAGGTAGGCTTTAGTAATACTTTAAATGATGTTGTTCTTCCTTCTTGTTTTAAAGCTGTCAGAGAGTTGTCTCAACTCGGTGTCGGCATGTCAAAGCTTGACTTGAACACATATTACTCATACAAAATAAGGACTTccttatttaaaatgcaaaacacacagTGAAGCATCTACTGGTTTTTGTCATAAATGTATTTCCTGTGTTTAAAGCATAACAGTAATGCACAAAGATTGTTTCACAGCTGCTGTTTTGTCTTCTCAGGATTCCAATGTCACACAGCTGACTCAGGACCTTGCCAAAATTTTGGGGTTGAAAATCCGCAAAGCTTATGTAAGAAGTAAGGTATGTATGAAAGTCAACTTGACCACACATAATGTCATGAAGAGttagttttttctgtctgactcGTGGGTTTTCAAGAGTAAGATCATTTAATAGGTATGTAAATGTCCTTTCCAAATGGtgatcaaaaaatattaacttcttaaaaatttattttttacagcctGCCTTGAATGTTTTGCGTGGATCAAGTTATCAAGATGCATCATGTGACAAAGTATGCAACATCACCTTCATGAGTTCATTTGAAGAAAACAGTTTCCCAAGCAATACATTAATCTGtgaaatgtcttcatttttagttttctcgTGGCTCAGATTCAGTTGAAGAAATAGAAATTGGTAAGTTTTACTATTAAAACGTTTTGGTCTGAATGTGAGAAGGAGCTGAGTCAGATCTAatgctgttgtgttttctgttttagaagTGCCTCCATTTGCCCAAGATGGCAGTGTTTTGGCTTCAGGTCCAGCTCCGATCCAATCCCCGGCAGCAGTGCACGCCCCTCTGAATGACTCTGTGGTTGATGAACTTCCTCCTAGCAAAAGTATTTTATCTGTGCCCCCATCTGAGCCCCCGGGCTTTGAGTCGGTCCCCCTGCCTGTATCTGCCCCCACATCAGTTCCTCTGTCCATGCACTCATTTGTGAACGGTTGCCGAACCAGCAAGACCTGTCAGATTCTCGAACCCAGTCAAGATTTTGACACCGACATAATTGGGGATGACCTGGATGACCTGCTGGACCAAGCTGGCCCTGAACCAGACATGGTTAGTGGAGGAATTTTAATATGAAGGAATATATGTGTCTAGatagtttatttctttcagCTGAACTGTAAATTTTCTGTGTCTTTCATCAGGGTATCCCCACCGTGAAAGGCCCTCTTCCCTTGCCTACTAGTATTTCCTCTGGCAGTTCTTTGTCAAATCCATTCCTGATGCCCTCTAATATAAGCCCTTATCTCCACACTGGTTCACAGCAGTGTACTGTAACTCTGCCTCCTCTCTATAACAAGTCTGGAAGCAGTACTTTGTTTGGTATGGACACTTTTCACTCCTTGCCATCACCGCTGGACTCATTGGACAGCCTCAGCATATCAGACTACAAAACTggtatgttatttttttatttcttaaaggGTGAGATATTTATACAAAATGAATTTaatatctttctttttgttcttctcaCTCTAATATTTCCAGATTTTGCCCACAGTCCCTTCATTCCAAAGGTAATTTCTCTGTTTAATCAGCAGgttttaataatataattttgGAGTAGTTTtctaatttctatttaaatacaGCTCAACAATAAAGAACAGCCTATGGGAATGCCACTAGGTATGCCTGAAGTGAAGGACCTCCCTGCTGCTGTGGATTT
This genomic interval carries:
- the LOC102232521 gene encoding phospholipase A2-like, which translates into the protein MTSYQILLLFSVAVAPVAAHSSHRTKRGLLELAGAIKCSTGRSALAYMMYGCYCGLGGEGWPRDRADWCCHKHDCCYGDAERLGCYTKTAKYHWTCEDREAECEDLEDKCEKILCKCDKEAAKCLRKAPFIQKYSLWPDFMCGHDHPTCNMY